The stretch of DNA AGGCTTGGCAAGGTGAATTGAGTAAACAACCTCCGCTACCTCAAAGGCCTTGAGGAGAAATGGCCTGTCTGCGTGGGGGCTCTGGCTCCCAAAGGGGGGATTCATAACGACAGTGTCAACCGCTTCGCTGAACCCCGATACGTCCATGTTCAGGAATTCAATGCAATCCCCCAGGCCCAACGCCCCCGCGTTCTCCTCCGCAAGGGCAAGGGCACTCTCATCGATCTCAACTGCGTAAACCCTTCCCGCTCCCATAACGCATGCCCCGATCGCCAGCACCCCGGTTCCCGCACCTAAGTCCGCCACGATCTTTCCCTGGATGTCCCCAATGG from Thermococcus sp. encodes:
- a CDS encoding METTL5 family protein, with protein sequence MRKRYLAMMLSRLEGFSSPKPELEQYRTPGDVAAEMLWLAGSIGDIQGKIVADLGAGTGVLAIGACVMGAGRVYAVEIDESALALAEENAGALGLGDCIEFLNMDVSGFSEAVDTVVMNPPFGSQSPHADRPFLLKAFEVAEVVYSIHLAKPEVRRFIEAFVRDFGFSITHRVTLPFELPAQFFFHRKSVERILVDVYRFERLTVDGTPV